The Leishmania braziliensis MHOM/BR/75/M2904 complete genome, chromosome 24 DNA window CGCCCGCGGTTTTTCGCGCCCCGCCCCCCGGcgcacatacgcgcacaTGCCTGCCCACCGCTTGGcggccccccaccccgccggCGCGTTATCGTTTCAACCTCTCGtattttcctttccctcctcccatcaCCGTCGCCCCGGGCCCGCGGTTGCTGTTTTCACATTCCTCTGCCGCTTGGCcgcccccaccgccaccacagtTGCCGCATCCTCCCCGCCATctcaccccaccaccacctcaccgcAAGAAGCTGCAAGGATGGGTCTCCTTCCCCCGTTCGTAggcgccctcctcttcagcgcCATCCAGTTCCTAGTGCTGCTGTTTGTGGTCATCGCCACCCCCATCTCCCAAATCGATTCCATGACCTCAAAGATGTGCTATACCCTTTGGGGCTCCAAGTCTGACTGCAGCAAGGTGGGCTACACGGGCAGGGGCAAGATGGCGTTCGGCGGCTGTGGCCAGCGTGTCAACAACATGAACGGtggcgccgccttcgccatcATCTCCATTCTCACGACTTTGGTGGCGCTCTTCTTCGGGATTATGATGCTGATCCGCGTTTCCTGCCCGGTCATCCTCCCGTTGTTCTTCACCTCCGTCTCGGTCGTGACGATCCTGATCAGCTGGGCTTGCGTGGCCGGCGCATTCACCATCAAAATGTGCGGCATGAAGTGGAGCAATTTTGCCTTGAAATACGGTCCGGGCTTTTGGCTCATGATCGCGGCCATGTGTCTCCAGGTTCTCAACGTCCTCGTGTTGGTGTTCATATCCTTTTTCTAACCACTCGGTGGGGTATGGCGTGTGGCGCGCGCATGCGCGCGTTCATCGGAcgtggggggcgggggacaagaaccgctgcccccccctgCGTCGCCGTAGCCCTGGCAGGCTATGGCATACGCGCGTGTGGCTCGGCAGTGCCCCTGTGTAGCCACCGCCCCCCTTCACTTCGTAAGCGCGTGAAAagcgcacccctccccctgcgtCTTCGTCGCTCACTTTCACGGTTGTGCCGGCACATCTGTAATTCCGCCTGCTTGCATGTGCGCGCCTTGGTGGCAGGGTGCATCCCTGCACGTGGCCTCGCAGCCCAGCGCCCCCaccccatccctgccaatgtAGAGCCCCCCTGGTGCCTGCGGGGCGGGGCGTCAGAGTGGCGCATCTCTCCCGAcgccggcggtcaggtcccGCATGGCGCGGGGGATGCGCGGGATGGCGGTCGTGGGGTGGGGACTGGTGGGCTGTGACGCAGGCGCTGTGCCGGGATGCCTGGGTCGGCgcagtgctgtggcgcgcgcgtgtttggcgctgcgccgttccgggtgatgggcctgtggcggGGTGGAGTTGAGTTGAGCCCGCGCTTCagggaaaaagaagcgcaTTTGGAAATGGATGTGCGTGCCCTTCACTTTCCTCGACTCGCCATCTCCAGCGACTCACCGCAGCTTCCCCCAtttgcctctctttgtgtgcgtgtgtgtgtgtggaggggggagggggcgcagcCTTTCCGACActcgctttttttgttttcttcaaAGAGGTGATGGGGCAGCTGGGGGGGACGCGTGTGTTCGTATGTATTCTTTTTTCAGATTTCCGTAGCAGAGAAagcttttccttttcctttccttctgtTCACCCTCTGCACGACACAATGCGTGCCAGCCCTGccgctttctccccctcccacccttcCCCGACAGGGGAATAAAAGGTCCACAAAGCCTCGGGTGGGACGcatcgtgcgtgtgtgtgtgcatatgtgtgggtaggtgggtgaggaggggtCTGCACACGAAGCGGAGGCAAACACGAAGAAAAAACGAAGCGATGTGCTCGTTTCTTGCATTAAGTGTATCTAACACAGTGCGAGCACCAGTCGCCGCGGAATACTTCGCACTTTATCCCTTTCCTCTGTTTTCTTTGGCCTTTGGTCGTCCGTATCCCTCTTTCCTCGGGGCATCGACGGTGTGTCGTGATCGCGGGAACGGAcgtgttttcttcttgtAGAGCTACAGCGAGACCTTTACTCCGCCTGCCTAAATTACTCCTCGTGTTTTATTCCTTTCAGAGGGGGCCCCGGCAtcctcatcccccccccacccccctctctctttccatttCCATTGTCAGTATATTCAGATCAAGCCCCGCCCACCCcgacttccccctcccctcatgTCTCCACCGGGGGGGGGACCAGAAGCCGAAAGAACGGGCGACTCTGTGCTCTTGTCTGTGCACAAACGCAGCGTGGGTAAGCGCATCCAGGCCCTTTTATGAAGGACGCACTCGATGCCTGCCGGTATGGACTCCGGGTAGGCAGCGCGATGGCGCACACGTCAGGAGTGGTGTGGACTCAGACAAATATGCAGACTCGCTCATGGCCTCGGTGAAaatccctctctcctccttgccAGGCGTGGCGTCTCGCAATAAAGGCCACCACAGACGCGCACGACGTCCCACATTTATCTCTTCTTAGGTCGTTCTTTCTGCTATAGGGTCCAACCCCACCccgccacaggcccatcacccggaacggcgcagcgccagacacgcgcgcgccacagcactgcGCCAACCCAGGCATCCCGGCACAGCGCCTGCGTCACAGCCCACCAGCCCCCGCCCCACGACCGCCATCCCGCGCATCCCCCGCGCCATGCgggacctgaccgccggcgTCGGGAGAGATGCGCCACTCTGACGCCCCGCCCCGCAGGCACCAGGGGGGCTCTACATTGTCGGGGATGAGGANNNNNNNNNNNNNNNNNNNNNNNNNNNNNNNNNNNNNNNNNNNNNNNNNNNNNNNNNNNNNNNNNNNNNNNNNNNNNNNNNNNNNNNNNNNNNNNNNNNNAAGNNGCTGACGGGACTATGTTAGTGCGTTTAAACACGGAATTGGGTAaacgagagggaaagggggggaggagggggggaagtgaGCAAAACAAATGTGAGGGGAGAGaatagagagaagagagagccgcacttttctcctttcgctTTTCTTGCTGAGTGAAGCTGTCGTGAGGCCCCctgcgcgcacgcgtgtgtgtgggtgtgtgcggggggagagagggtcagcaagagagaggagatgagtggcttttttttcccccctacagagagagaaagtgtgTATGTGAAGAGTTGGGTCTGTTGGGGCGTTTTTTGTTTTGAGGGGAGGCAAAGGAAGACTGTTGATGACGTTGCTGAGAATGATGGGTGGCATGGAGGAGCAAATAGGGTATGGTAAGACAGCGCCAGTACACAATAAGgggtgcagcagagagagtAAAAGAGATgagttggaggaggagcgcagaggaagagagaaaggacgGCAGGCTGTGCTTGGCTAACTACACTAATGAAGTGTTCCAGAGACGTCCGCGTGCGTCAAACGCCTACAGGAGGTGGGAAGAAGTCGCCTAGGAGGAGTACACGCTGGGATGCAACTgacacctcccctccctcgtcAGCGTTACCACCCCAGCCCGCTCTTCACATCCACTCACTCTGTCAGCCTCAGACCAAGGAGGCGAGGGTGGAGCTGTGGCGCCACCTTCCCTCCGCATGCTGTTTGAGTCCGTCGGCGTCGTTGCGATGTCCCACAAGGTTGCAGTAGCAAGCCACG harbors:
- a CDS encoding amastin-like surface protein-like protein, whose product is MGLLPPFVGALLFSAIQFLVLLFVVIATPISQIDSMTSKMCYTLWGSKSDCSKVGYTGRGKMAFGGCGQRVNNMNGGAAFAIISILTTLVALFFGIMMLIRVSCPVILPLFFTSVSVVTILISWACVAGAFTIKMCGMKWSNFALKYGPGFWLMIAAMCLQVLNVLVLVFISFF